From Halichoerus grypus chromosome 6, mHalGry1.hap1.1, whole genome shotgun sequence, one genomic window encodes:
- the SLC29A4 gene encoding equilibrative nucleoside transporter 4, which produces MGSVGSQRLKEPITAGTPDSSMVMSFSFDGCRLEEEAAGTAQGQGGAAGGVPGFTDSAVEEPVPDDRYHAIYFAMLLAGVGFLLPYNSFITDVDYLHHKYPGTSIVFDMSLTYILVALVAVLLNNALVERLSLHTRITAGYLLALGPLLFISICDVWLQLFSRDQAYAINLAAVGTVALGCTVQQSSFYGYTGMLPKRYTQGVMTGESTAGVMVSLSRILTKLLLPDERASTLIFFLVSAGLELLCFLLHLLVRRSRFVLSHTARPRDNRPGCRAGYRVHHDVAAGDIHFEHQGPGLADGGSPKDSPAHEVTGSGGAYTRFDVPQPRVTRSWPSFRALLLHRYAVARAIWADMLSIAVTYFITLCLFPGLESEVRHCVLGEWLPILIMAVFNLSDFVGKILAALPMDWRGTHLLACSCLRVVFIPLFILCVYPSGTPTLRHPAWPCVFSLLMGISNGYFGSVPMILAAGKVSPKQRELAGNTMTVSYMTGLTLGSAVAYCTYSLTRDAPSSCFHASANSSFPAGL; this is translated from the exons ATGGGCTCCGTGGGCAGCCAGCGCCTCAAGGAGCCCATCACGGCGGGCACGCCGGACAGCAGCATGGTGATGAGCTTCAGCTTCGACGGCTGCCGGCTCGAGGAGGAGGCGGCGGGGACGGCTCAGGGCCAGGGCGGTGCAGCCGGGGGCGTCCCAGGTTTCACGGACTCTG CGGTCGAGGAGCCGGTGCCCGATGACCGCTACCACGCCATCTACTTCGCGATGCTGCTGGCCGGTGTGGGCTTCCTGCTCCCATACAACAGCTTCATCACCGACGTGGACTATCTGCACCACAAGTACCCAG GGACCTCCATCGTGTTCGACATGAGCCTCACCTACATCCTGGTGGCGCTGGTGGCCGTGCTCCTGAACAACGCGCTGGTGGAGAGACTGAGCCTGCACACGAGGATCACCGCGG GCTACCTCTTGGCCTTGGGCCCCCTCCTCTTTATCAGCATCTGTGACGTCTGGCTACAGCTCTTCTCTCGTGACCAGGCTTACGCCATCAACCTGGCCGCTGTAGGCACCGTGGCCCTAGGCTGCACAG TGCAGCAATCCAGCTTCTATGGGTACACGGGGATGCTGCCCAAGAGATACACCCAGGGCGTGATGACCGGAGAGA GCACGGCGGGCGTGATGGTGTCCCTGAGCCGCATCCTCACCAAGCTGCTGCTGCCGGACGAGCGGGCCAGCACGCTCATCTTCTTCCTGGTGTCCGCGGGCCTGGAGCTGCTCTGCTTCCTCCTGCACCTGCTGGTGCGACGCAGCCGTTTCGTGCTCTCGCACACCGCGCGGCCCCGCGACAACCGTCCGGGCTGCAGAGCCGGCTACCGTGTGCACCACGACGTCGCCGCGGGCGACATCCACTTT GAGCACCAAGGCCCAGGCCTGGCCGACGGCGGGTCCCCGAAGGACAGCCCGGCCCACGAGGTGACCGGCAGCGGGGGCGCCTACACGCGCTTTGATGTGCCTCAGCCGAGAGTGACGCGGAGCTGGCCCTCCTTCAGAG CCCTGTTGCTGCACCGCTATGCCGTGGCCCGCGCCATCTGGGCCGACATGCTCTCCATCGCCGTGACCTACTTCATCACGCTGTGCCTGTTCCCGGGTCTCGAGTCCGAGGTCCGCCACTGCGTCCTGGGCGAGTGGCTGCCCATCCTCATCATGGCCGTGTTCAACCTCTCCGACTTCGTGGGCAAG ATCCTGGCGGCTCTGCCCATGGACTGGCGGGGCACCCACCTGCTGGCCTGCTCCTGCCTGCGCGTGGTCTTCATCCCCCTCTTCATCCTGTGCGTCTACCCCAGTGGCACGCCCACCCTGCGCCACCCGGCCTGGCCCTGCGTCTTCTCTCTGCTCATGGGCATCAGCAACGGCTACTTTGGCAGCGTGCCCATGATCCTGGCGGCGGGCAAAGTGAGCCCCAAGCAACGCGAGCTGGCAG GGAACACCATGACCGTGTCCTACATGACGGGGCTGACGCTGGGCTCCGCCGTGGCCTACTGCACTTACAGCCTCACCCGGGACGCCCCCAGCAGCTGCTTCCACGCCTCCGCCAACTCCTCCTTCCCCGCCGGCCTCTGA